The Edaphobacter sp. 12200R-103 genome contains a region encoding:
- a CDS encoding acyl carrier protein, whose translation MTQTEILAKMQTVFDDVFLDDVKVTPELSAKDVEEWDSLLQISLVLGVEKAFNVRFRVGEVEATKNLGEFANLIQRRMNENAKA comes from the coding sequence ATGACTCAAACTGAAATTCTTGCCAAAATGCAGACTGTCTTCGACGACGTATTTCTCGACGACGTAAAGGTGACGCCCGAGTTGAGCGCCAAGGACGTGGAAGAGTGGGACTCGCTTCTGCAGATCTCGCTGGTGCTTGGCGTCGAGAAGGCTTTCAACGTACGCTTCCGAGTGGGCGAGGTCGAGGCGACCAAGAATCTGGGCGAGTTTGCCAACCTCATTCAACGCCGTATGAATGAGAACGCGAAGGCATAA
- a CDS encoding HAD family hydrolase, producing MNSEAILAAPGSKAGPEDVRELLAARSAAVWPALRAATRAATDFSTVLSLATARKKAVKAGIPGGGDKTIRLAMAGGSSLYPLHELIQQMIGAASSSGWWDTELWKGDYDNYIAEILDPESELYTFRPDVLFLIPSIQRCVYPGPLTDPPQQQQAEASKMAADLLDLCRVVHDRSGAEVILANFLPAAEFDPGSFRVRTWGSNWSFRKLVNLELGIHAPSFVHICDAEFLATRSGAADSHDPRAWFETKQLYSSDFSVEIAREVASLVASLHRPSKKVLALDLDNTLWGGVIGDDGMTGIEIGGTHARGEAFKQFQLAIASLAKRGVVLAVCSKNDYKNAAEPFEKHPEMVLRLKDIASFQANWEPKSENLRRIAQELNLGLDSIVFVDDNPAEIEIVKQFVPEIETIWLGPDPAEYATQLLNCRLFEPRSITADDLQRGEQYQQQAARAQAMSSGTDMESYLSSLEMRSVISEFTPVDVPRISQLINKSNQFNVTTQRRTEAEVEALISDPDYYAFSVRLADKFGDNGLISVVIVRVEGETAVVDTWLMSCRVLKRQMEDEVANEIVRLAQQRGCSTVIGHYIPSEKNGMVRDLFPRMGFSLIEETPERVTYQRTTKDYEPTKTHIQIDRRAYDSN from the coding sequence ATGAATAGTGAAGCAATCCTTGCAGCGCCGGGTTCTAAAGCAGGTCCTGAAGATGTTCGTGAGCTTCTTGCGGCGCGCTCCGCGGCAGTCTGGCCGGCGCTTCGTGCGGCAACCCGCGCGGCCACGGACTTCAGTACCGTCCTTTCTCTGGCAACGGCTCGAAAGAAGGCGGTCAAGGCAGGCATTCCCGGAGGCGGTGACAAGACCATCCGCCTGGCGATGGCCGGGGGCTCCAGCCTCTATCCGCTTCACGAGCTGATCCAGCAGATGATCGGAGCCGCTTCTTCGTCCGGCTGGTGGGACACGGAACTGTGGAAGGGTGACTACGACAACTACATTGCGGAGATCCTCGACCCGGAGAGCGAGCTCTACACCTTCCGCCCTGATGTCCTCTTTCTCATCCCTTCCATCCAGCGGTGCGTCTACCCTGGTCCCCTGACCGATCCCCCGCAGCAACAACAGGCCGAGGCATCGAAGATGGCGGCCGATCTTCTGGATCTCTGTCGGGTAGTCCATGACCGCAGCGGAGCCGAGGTTATCCTCGCGAACTTCCTCCCCGCAGCGGAGTTCGATCCCGGCTCTTTCCGCGTGCGGACGTGGGGTTCCAACTGGAGCTTCCGCAAACTGGTCAATCTGGAGCTTGGCATTCATGCTCCATCTTTCGTTCACATCTGTGATGCCGAGTTTCTCGCCACCCGCAGCGGCGCTGCCGACAGTCATGACCCGAGAGCATGGTTCGAGACCAAGCAGCTTTACTCGTCCGACTTTTCCGTAGAGATTGCGCGGGAGGTCGCCAGTCTCGTCGCATCACTGCATCGCCCGTCCAAGAAGGTGCTTGCTCTCGACCTGGATAATACGCTCTGGGGAGGCGTGATCGGCGACGACGGCATGACCGGAATTGAGATTGGAGGGACGCATGCGCGCGGCGAGGCGTTCAAACAGTTCCAACTCGCCATCGCATCGCTGGCTAAGCGGGGAGTGGTCCTGGCGGTCTGCAGCAAGAACGACTACAAGAACGCCGCCGAGCCCTTCGAAAAGCATCCCGAGATGGTTCTGCGACTGAAAGACATCGCCAGCTTTCAGGCCAACTGGGAGCCGAAGTCCGAAAACCTGCGCCGCATCGCGCAGGAATTGAATCTCGGCCTCGATTCCATCGTCTTTGTGGACGACAATCCCGCCGAGATCGAGATCGTCAAACAGTTTGTGCCGGAGATTGAGACGATCTGGCTGGGACCCGACCCGGCTGAATATGCCACGCAGCTTCTCAACTGCAGGCTCTTCGAGCCACGCTCCATTACCGCAGACGACCTCCAGCGCGGCGAGCAGTATCAGCAGCAGGCAGCGCGTGCCCAGGCCATGAGCTCCGGGACCGACATGGAGTCTTACCTCAGCTCCCTTGAGATGCGCAGCGTCATCAGCGAGTTCACCCCCGTGGACGTGCCCCGCATCTCCCAGCTCATCAATAAGAGCAATCAGTTCAACGTAACCACGCAACGCCGGACAGAGGCTGAAGTCGAAGCGCTGATCTCCGATCCTGACTACTATGCCTTCAGTGTCAGGCTGGCGGACAAGTTCGGAGACAACGGTCTCATCTCCGTCGTGATCGTCAGGGTAGAGGGCGAGACGGCAGTCGTCGACACCTGGCTGATGAGCTGCCGCGTGCTCAAGCGCCAGATGGAAGATGAAGTCGCTAACGAGATTGTGCGCCTGGCGCAGCAGCGTGGCTGCAGCACCGTCATCGGACACTACATCCCTTCGGAGAAGAATGGAATGGTGCGCGATCTCTTTCCGCGAATGGGCTTCTCGCTCATCGAGGAGACGCCCGAGCGTGTTACCTATCAGCGAACCACCAAAGATTACGAACCCACAAAGACACATATTCAAATAGACCGGAGAGCATATGACTCAAACTGA
- the pelF gene encoding GT4 family glycosyltransferase PelF has product MKIIHVVYSLEMGGAEILVAQLCRLQREHGHDVSVIAYSNLGTLGEQLVAEGFSVLVLGEAAFAKTFLRFIKAFRRLRPNVVHCHNPAPTLQAAIPARLTGTRSVLSTRHSLVAPPYNPSEERAFNFVTRFCNWVVGICDATCENLKRIPGAHRDKIVRIYNGVDPVPPTPAESCPAKSGFTLLFVGRLAPIKDLSTLIRAVAIAVQRVPDLHLWVVGHGAERDHLDSLVSELGIRENVTFWGERLDVAGFFRTADLYCMSSVSEGLPMSLLQAMSVGVPAIVTDVGGMAEVVKNSNAGLATPVGDPEAMAGAILQLASDPDRRHALAENAREAYQQNFTLERMDASYIELYSRPS; this is encoded by the coding sequence ATGAAGATCATTCACGTTGTCTACAGCCTGGAGATGGGTGGCGCAGAGATCCTTGTGGCTCAGCTGTGCCGCCTGCAGAGAGAGCACGGCCATGACGTCTCGGTGATCGCCTACAGTAACCTCGGAACACTTGGCGAACAGCTTGTCGCAGAAGGTTTTTCGGTCCTGGTGCTTGGAGAAGCCGCCTTCGCAAAGACGTTTCTCCGGTTTATAAAGGCCTTCCGGCGTCTTCGGCCCAACGTCGTTCATTGCCACAATCCGGCTCCGACCCTGCAGGCCGCGATTCCTGCGCGGCTGACCGGTACGCGTTCCGTTCTCTCCACGCGACACAGCCTTGTGGCCCCTCCCTACAATCCAAGTGAGGAGAGAGCGTTCAACTTCGTCACACGATTCTGTAACTGGGTAGTCGGCATCTGCGATGCCACCTGCGAGAATCTGAAACGCATCCCGGGAGCCCATCGCGACAAGATCGTAAGAATCTACAACGGCGTCGATCCGGTCCCTCCCACTCCTGCAGAGAGCTGTCCTGCAAAAAGTGGCTTCACACTCCTGTTTGTCGGCCGACTGGCTCCCATCAAGGATCTCTCTACGCTCATTCGCGCTGTGGCAATCGCAGTTCAGCGCGTGCCGGACCTGCACTTGTGGGTCGTCGGACATGGCGCAGAGCGCGACCACCTGGACTCTCTGGTTTCGGAACTGGGAATTCGCGAGAACGTCACCTTCTGGGGCGAACGGCTGGATGTTGCGGGCTTCTTCCGCACCGCAGACCTCTACTGTATGTCTTCCGTGTCGGAGGGCCTGCCGATGTCGCTGCTCCAGGCAATGTCCGTGGGAGTTCCGGCGATCGTGACGGATGTAGGAGGTATGGCCGAGGTCGTGAAGAACTCCAATGCCGGTCTTGCAACTCCCGTGGGCGATCCTGAGGCGATGGCCGGCGCGATCCTTCAGCTTGCGTCCGATCCGGACCGCAGGCACGCTCTGGCGGAAAACGCCAGGGAGGCCTACCAGCAAAATTTTACGCTGGAGCGCATGGACGCATCCTACATAGAGCTCTACAGCCGGCCATCCTGA
- a CDS encoding glycosyltransferase family 2 protein → MTTLFCVSLAIIAYAYAGYPIVMYLLARLFPRPWKQAPFDAPVSIVMAVHNGEARIHAQLEHLLSLDPALIKEVIVVSDGSTDGTVEALQQNSDPRLHTVILPEQGGKATALNHGISQATGEILLFVDIRPTIAEGSLRKLLSNFADPSVGCVAGELVLNTDGHDAAASAVSGVYWRYEQWIRNCEAAWDSPVGVYGGFYAARRNLIRPFPDGLILDDMFQPLSILRQGYRSVLDRSAIVYDTWPGKVSGEFQRKIRTLAGNYQLFAEAPWTLGPGNRVLFQLVSHKVTRLLVPYFFVLLLFSATWLGSGSLLWSVMAAAQWLFWLAAAASLRVRLPVIHRIASAAGALLVLNVAAVAGLYKFIFTRGPLWKIWLPKPAALAAGLPMEPGRESV, encoded by the coding sequence ATGACGACGCTGTTCTGTGTCTCTCTGGCCATCATCGCGTATGCCTATGCCGGGTATCCGATTGTGATGTACCTGCTGGCTCGACTCTTTCCCAGACCATGGAAGCAGGCTCCTTTCGACGCTCCCGTAAGCATCGTCATGGCTGTCCACAACGGCGAGGCGCGAATCCATGCTCAGCTCGAGCATCTTCTTTCGCTCGATCCGGCTCTGATCAAGGAGGTCATCGTCGTCTCCGACGGCTCCACCGACGGTACGGTCGAGGCACTCCAGCAGAACAGCGATCCTCGTTTGCATACGGTTATTCTTCCCGAACAGGGAGGCAAGGCGACTGCGCTGAACCACGGCATCTCTCAAGCGACCGGCGAGATCCTTCTGTTCGTCGACATCCGTCCCACGATCGCCGAAGGCTCTCTCCGCAAGCTGCTCAGCAACTTTGCCGATCCATCCGTCGGCTGTGTCGCAGGCGAACTGGTCCTGAACACGGACGGCCACGACGCTGCGGCTTCCGCCGTCAGTGGCGTCTACTGGCGCTATGAGCAGTGGATTCGCAACTGCGAGGCTGCGTGGGACTCTCCCGTCGGTGTCTATGGCGGTTTTTATGCGGCACGCCGCAACCTCATCCGGCCCTTTCCCGATGGTCTGATCCTCGACGACATGTTTCAGCCGCTCTCGATTCTGCGGCAGGGCTATCGCAGCGTCCTTGACCGCTCTGCCATCGTCTACGACACCTGGCCGGGAAAGGTCTCCGGAGAGTTCCAGCGCAAAATTCGCACACTTGCCGGAAACTACCAGTTGTTTGCGGAGGCTCCCTGGACGCTCGGACCAGGGAATCGGGTCCTCTTCCAGCTGGTGTCTCACAAGGTGACGCGGCTGCTCGTGCCGTACTTCTTTGTCCTTCTGCTGTTCAGCGCAACGTGGCTGGGCTCGGGATCTTTGTTGTGGAGTGTGATGGCTGCCGCTCAGTGGCTCTTCTGGCTTGCCGCCGCCGCTTCCCTGCGGGTCAGGCTTCCTGTCATCCACCGTATCGCCTCCGCGGCAGGCGCACTGCTGGTGCTGAACGTGGCAGCTGTGGCCGGACTTTACAAATTCATCTTTACTCGCGGTCCGTTATGGAAGATATGGTTGCCGAAACCGGCTGCGCTTGCTGCCGGACTGCCGATGGAGCCAGGGCGGGAGAGTGTATGA
- a CDS encoding TIGR03013 family XrtA/PEP-CTERM system glycosyltransferase produces the protein MIRLFNVYYPTRTIVLLMCEALIVSGSFLLATKLVLGPDTYICLNYEYGQLKIAALTVLTLLLSYYFDLYEPQRISERWEIYFRLLLVLGFLSFLLSALVYFFPQIDIARYVLLLGLMFLTLGLVIWRSMYEWILGRDIFRERVYVLGGGDRARMVVNVLRQRKDAGMEVVAFEAMPTDREERKTAVKATLESFRGSSRGVDRVVVALEDRRGELPLRELLKLRFDGVVIEEAGSLLERLTGKLYLDGLRPSNFIYSEGFRVRPSQQLARRIVSTLAAAIGLLLFLPFFPFVVLAVRLSSPGPIFFRQTRVGMGGRNFMVVKFRTMRTDAEASGAKWASKDDPRATKIGRFMRKTRIDEVPQLWNVLRGDMGFVGPRPERPEFVPWLSENIPYFDLRHMIRPGLTGWAQVRYGYGATLEEAREKLEYDLYYIKHMTLGLDLLIMFETVKTILRRRGAQ, from the coding sequence ATGATTCGCCTCTTCAATGTGTACTATCCGACCCGCACCATTGTTCTGCTGATGTGCGAGGCTCTCATCGTCAGTGGATCGTTTCTGCTGGCCACCAAGCTGGTCCTGGGGCCGGACACCTATATCTGCCTGAACTATGAGTACGGCCAACTGAAGATTGCGGCGCTTACGGTTCTCACGCTGCTGCTTTCCTATTACTTCGATCTCTACGAGCCTCAGAGGATCTCTGAGCGCTGGGAGATCTACTTTCGCCTTCTTCTGGTTCTTGGTTTTCTCTCGTTTCTATTATCCGCACTGGTTTATTTCTTCCCCCAGATTGACATTGCGCGTTACGTTCTCCTGCTTGGCCTGATGTTCCTGACGCTTGGGCTTGTCATCTGGCGCAGCATGTACGAGTGGATCCTGGGCAGGGATATCTTTCGAGAGAGGGTATACGTTCTCGGTGGCGGAGACCGGGCGCGCATGGTCGTCAATGTGCTGCGTCAGCGGAAAGATGCAGGTATGGAAGTCGTCGCCTTTGAGGCGATGCCGACCGACAGAGAAGAGCGCAAGACAGCCGTCAAGGCGACTCTCGAATCCTTTCGCGGCTCCTCCAGGGGAGTCGATCGCGTCGTGGTCGCCCTTGAAGACCGGCGTGGCGAGCTTCCATTGCGTGAGTTGCTGAAGCTGCGTTTCGATGGCGTTGTCATTGAGGAAGCAGGCTCCCTGCTCGAACGCCTCACCGGCAAGCTTTATCTGGATGGTCTGCGGCCCAGCAACTTCATCTACAGTGAAGGCTTCCGCGTCAGGCCATCACAGCAGCTTGCTCGCCGCATCGTCTCTACGCTGGCAGCGGCAATCGGCCTTCTGCTCTTCCTCCCTTTCTTTCCTTTTGTCGTGCTCGCCGTGCGACTCTCATCGCCCGGGCCCATCTTCTTCCGCCAGACCAGGGTTGGCATGGGCGGCAGGAACTTTATGGTAGTCAAGTTCCGCACCATGCGGACGGATGCGGAGGCCTCCGGCGCCAAGTGGGCCAGCAAGGATGATCCACGCGCAACAAAGATTGGCCGCTTCATGCGGAAGACGCGCATCGACGAGGTCCCCCAGCTCTGGAATGTTCTGCGCGGAGACATGGGATTTGTCGGGCCGCGCCCGGAGCGACCTGAGTTTGTGCCGTGGCTTTCAGAGAACATCCCCTACTTTGACCTCCGCCACATGATCCGGCCGGGTCTGACCGGATGGGCACAGGTGCGATACGGCTACGGCGCAACCCTTGAGGAAGCCCGCGAGAAGTTGGAGTACGACCTCTACTACATCAAGCACATGACTCTGGGCCTGGACCTCCTGATCATGTTTGAGACCGTCAAGACGATCCTGCGCCGAAGGGGTGCGCAATGA
- a CDS encoding CpsD/CapB family tyrosine-protein kinase — protein sequence MSRIYEALQKAESEKKAERQPGESPLPADEPRNTSATATLPYEEPATFGGVSVDDPAPVHDLGGGLNLSAVASLPWNPAIDRLPALLERGPAVEQFRSLRSRVYEARDIRPLKSILVSSGLPQEGKSFVSANLAVSLARHKSSKVLLIDGDMRRYTLHEMLGTESHPGLAEYLAGKASAEQVMQRMAEGAAPNSVNHILSNLTFIPGGNGGDKAADLSGNPRFGELLRLAAPYFDWIIVDSSPVVPVSDGVNLARSCDGVLLVARAGVTKYAVAQRAASELRSANVLGFVLNALVENPQTSSYYGYNSNKE from the coding sequence ATGAGCCGCATATATGAAGCACTTCAGAAAGCCGAGTCGGAGAAGAAGGCTGAACGCCAACCTGGCGAGTCTCCCCTGCCAGCCGACGAACCGAGAAATACATCTGCTACCGCAACTCTTCCGTACGAGGAGCCAGCGACCTTTGGTGGAGTATCGGTCGATGATCCGGCTCCTGTCCATGATCTGGGCGGCGGCCTCAATCTGAGCGCGGTTGCCTCTCTTCCGTGGAACCCCGCGATCGACAGGCTTCCGGCACTGCTTGAACGTGGCCCTGCAGTCGAGCAGTTCCGCAGCCTGCGTTCCCGCGTCTATGAGGCGCGTGACATTCGTCCCCTCAAATCCATCCTGGTCAGCAGCGGTCTGCCGCAGGAGGGCAAGAGCTTTGTCTCCGCCAACCTGGCGGTCAGCCTGGCTCGTCATAAGAGCAGCAAGGTTCTGCTGATCGATGGAGACATGCGCCGCTACACCCTGCATGAGATGCTGGGAACGGAGTCGCATCCCGGACTCGCAGAATACCTGGCTGGCAAAGCTTCGGCCGAGCAGGTGATGCAGCGTATGGCCGAAGGCGCAGCCCCCAACTCGGTCAATCACATTCTCTCCAACCTCACCTTTATCCCCGGTGGAAATGGCGGTGACAAAGCCGCTGACCTCTCCGGTAATCCCAGGTTTGGCGAACTGCTTCGGCTGGCGGCCCCTTACTTCGACTGGATCATTGTCGACTCATCCCCGGTTGTTCCGGTATCGGACGGCGTAAACCTGGCGCGTTCCTGCGATGGCGTTCTCCTTGTCGCTCGTGCCGGCGTCACAAAGTATGCGGTAGCGCAGCGCGCCGCCTCGGAGCTGCGGTCGGCCAATGTGCTGGGTTTTGTGCTCAACGCCTTAGTTGAGAATCCTCAGACGAGCAGCTACTACGGTTACAACTCGAATAAGGAGTAG
- a CDS encoding ExeA family protein, producing MTMYNNFFKLHSSPFGTSPDPRFLYMMPHTREALACLEYGISARKGFTVLTGEVGTGKTTLLKRALASFNNRRISTAFVFNPRLEVLDFLEFVLADFGIPVTSRTKSGMLLQLNRWLIERFRMEETCVVVIDEAQNLSWDLLEEIRLLTNLETSSEKLLQIVLSGQPELEEKLRHPSVRQLRQRVALWCRTQPLTENQTHAYVAERLRLAGATRPIFTHQALDLIYRYSHGIPRVINLLCEHCLIVAFVEQVQEVSAEMVEGVAAELELETAPFLISPMASSGNMRGGYAENQGFVSAFDGEIKGRQDR from the coding sequence ATGACCATGTATAACAACTTCTTCAAACTACACAGCAGCCCCTTTGGAACCAGCCCGGATCCGCGGTTTCTCTACATGATGCCGCACACCAGGGAAGCTCTCGCCTGCCTGGAATACGGGATCTCGGCGCGGAAGGGATTTACCGTGCTGACCGGAGAGGTTGGCACCGGCAAAACCACCCTGCTCAAGCGGGCCCTGGCGTCCTTCAACAATCGCCGCATCTCCACGGCCTTTGTCTTCAATCCCCGCCTTGAGGTGCTGGACTTTCTTGAATTTGTGCTGGCGGACTTCGGCATCCCGGTTACCAGCCGGACAAAATCCGGAATGCTGCTTCAGCTGAATCGTTGGCTGATCGAGCGGTTCCGCATGGAAGAGACCTGCGTCGTCGTGATCGATGAGGCGCAGAACCTCTCCTGGGACCTGCTGGAGGAGATTCGTCTGCTGACCAACCTCGAGACCTCCTCGGAAAAGCTGCTCCAGATCGTTCTCTCTGGCCAGCCGGAGCTTGAGGAGAAGCTGCGTCACCCGAGTGTCCGTCAGCTGCGGCAGCGTGTGGCCCTGTGGTGCCGGACCCAGCCTCTGACAGAGAACCAGACCCATGCCTATGTCGCCGAGCGGCTGAGGCTGGCTGGCGCAACCAGGCCTATCTTCACCCACCAGGCGCTGGATCTGATCTACCGGTACAGCCACGGTATTCCGCGTGTGATTAATCTTCTCTGCGAGCATTGCCTGATTGTGGCCTTCGTCGAGCAGGTGCAGGAGGTTTCGGCGGAGATGGTTGAAGGGGTCGCCGCGGAGCTCGAGCTGGAGACCGCACCCTTTCTGATCTCGCCCATGGCTTCTAGCGGAAACATGCGGGGCGGTTATGCGGAAAATCAGGGCTTTGTATCAGCGTTCGATGGCGAAATTAAAGGAAGGCAGGATCGATGA
- a CDS encoding Wzz/FepE/Etk N-terminal domain-containing protein, translating to MLGHRTLNVDDYLGILKRRGWIIAAPAVLLALVGFVLTFIVPPRYVSQTLILVEQQKVPDDYVRPVVVEDITARLASMKEQILSRSRLEPIIERFNLYGTRKMSMDDRIDEVRKNIDIKPIHSEMARTGGLPGFFISYKDSDPHTAQQVCGEIASLFVTANLNARAQTVEGTTEFLKSQLADAKRALDEQDAKLAAFQSKYLGRLPGEETPNINMLTSLNTQLDAATQALNRMEQDKSYTESMIAQQQGMSPTGSGDHSSASPSALQSQLQTLENEEADLTRRYTDSYPDVVSVRRRIKDLQAKIAAEPAAPATPATASSTPSRNDSPAVQQLRAQLRSLDQGIQSKRHDQALLSSQIRMYQDRISSSPMVLEEYKSITRDYQTAQAFYDDLLKKMNQSKMATDLERRQQGEQFSVMDQPNLPDSPTFPKRGVFIGAGFVAGLFLGTILVAWREYRDTVMRSERDVWAFTKLPTLGVISFSSNDPDQPPPGRRWGLGRRRSELQAGKPLVNTGE from the coding sequence ATGCTTGGACATCGTACGCTCAATGTGGACGATTATTTAGGGATTCTGAAACGCAGAGGCTGGATCATCGCCGCTCCCGCGGTTCTGCTTGCGCTGGTGGGATTCGTGCTTACTTTTATCGTACCTCCGCGCTACGTCTCCCAGACTCTCATCCTCGTCGAACAACAGAAAGTGCCGGACGACTACGTCAGGCCCGTCGTAGTCGAAGACATCACAGCACGTCTGGCTTCGATGAAGGAACAGATCCTCAGCCGGTCGCGTCTTGAACCGATCATTGAGCGCTTCAATCTTTATGGCACCAGGAAGATGTCAATGGACGACCGGATCGACGAGGTTCGTAAGAACATCGATATCAAACCGATCCACTCCGAGATGGCCAGGACGGGGGGACTGCCGGGATTCTTTATCTCCTATAAGGACTCGGATCCGCATACGGCCCAGCAGGTCTGCGGTGAGATCGCTTCGCTGTTCGTGACGGCGAATCTGAATGCGCGGGCGCAGACTGTAGAAGGGACGACGGAGTTCCTCAAGAGCCAGCTGGCAGATGCAAAGCGTGCGCTCGATGAGCAGGACGCAAAGCTGGCAGCGTTCCAGTCCAAGTATCTGGGACGTCTACCCGGCGAAGAGACTCCCAATATCAACATGCTGACCAGCCTCAATACTCAGCTGGATGCGGCCACCCAGGCTCTCAACCGCATGGAGCAGGACAAGAGCTATACCGAATCGATGATCGCGCAGCAGCAGGGCATGTCCCCGACCGGCAGCGGCGATCACTCCAGTGCGAGCCCCAGCGCCCTGCAGTCGCAGCTTCAGACGCTTGAGAACGAAGAGGCCGATCTGACCCGCCGGTACACGGACAGCTATCCCGATGTCGTCTCCGTGCGTCGCCGCATCAAGGATCTGCAGGCGAAGATTGCGGCGGAGCCCGCGGCTCCCGCTACCCCCGCAACTGCCAGCTCGACGCCGAGCCGGAATGATTCGCCCGCCGTGCAGCAGCTGCGCGCGCAGCTGCGCTCGCTCGATCAGGGCATTCAGTCCAAGCGGCACGATCAGGCCCTTCTTTCCAGCCAGATTCGGATGTACCAGGACAGGATCTCCTCGAGCCCCATGGTGCTGGAGGAGTACAAGAGCATCACGCGTGACTACCAGACGGCACAGGCTTTCTATGACGATCTGCTCAAGAAGATGAACCAGTCCAAGATGGCAACCGATCTCGAGCGGCGTCAGCAGGGCGAGCAGTTCAGCGTCATGGACCAGCCCAACCTTCCCGACAGTCCTACCTTCCCCAAGCGTGGCGTCTTCATCGGAGCCGGATTTGTGGCAGGTCTTTTTCTGGGGACGATACTGGTGGCCTGGAGAGAGTACAGGGATACCGTGATGCGCTCAGAGCGCGACGTCTGGGCTTTCACCAAACTTCCTACCCTGGGTGTCATCTCGTTTTCTTCCAACGATCCTGACCAACCTCCGCCAGGCCGGCGATGGGGGCTGGGGCGTCGAAGATCGGAACTTCAAGCTGGTAAGCCTCTAGTGAACACGGGCGAATGA
- a CDS encoding polysaccharide biosynthesis/export family protein produces MKWLHVGVLVLVSTSVYAQGTSENQGTPAQNTPPAATRPVESQSAPSTAEKGAPNIDNARYVIGPDDSLAITVWKEPTLSGTIPVRPDGMISMALIGDLRAAGRTPMQLADDIAEKLKKYIQDPNVSVVVMADTSQRIFVIGEVGHVGPVPMTPGMTPLQAIASGGGLTPFANSKKIYILRNEGGKQQKIPFNYKEALKGDDSQRIPLKPGDTIVVP; encoded by the coding sequence ATGAAATGGCTTCATGTCGGAGTTTTAGTCTTAGTTTCAACCTCGGTCTATGCCCAGGGAACCTCGGAAAATCAGGGAACGCCGGCTCAGAATACACCGCCCGCGGCCACAAGACCCGTTGAATCCCAGTCTGCCCCTTCAACCGCAGAGAAGGGAGCACCCAATATAGATAACGCCCGTTACGTTATCGGTCCGGACGATTCTCTCGCGATCACTGTCTGGAAGGAGCCGACTCTCTCGGGGACGATTCCGGTGCGCCCTGACGGGATGATCTCGATGGCGCTGATCGGAGATCTCCGGGCGGCCGGCAGAACCCCCATGCAGCTGGCGGATGACATTGCGGAAAAGCTCAAGAAATATATCCAGGATCCCAACGTCTCCGTCGTCGTCATGGCGGATACCAGCCAGCGCATCTTCGTGATTGGAGAGGTTGGTCACGTCGGACCCGTTCCGATGACGCCGGGAATGACGCCTCTGCAGGCGATCGCCTCCGGAGGAGGTCTGACCCCCTTTGCCAATTCCAAAAAGATCTACATTTTACGGAATGAGGGCGGAAAGCAGCAGAAGATTCCCTTTAACTATAAAGAGGCGCTCAAAGGGGACGATTCGCAGAGAATCCCTCTGAAACCAGGTGACACCATCGTCGTTCCATAA